One Chaetodon trifascialis isolate fChaTrf1 chromosome 21, fChaTrf1.hap1, whole genome shotgun sequence genomic window carries:
- the ormdl3 gene encoding ORM1-like protein 3, giving the protein MNVGTAHSEVNPNTRVMNSRGMWLSYILGIGLLHVILLSIPFASVPVVWTLTNLIHNLCMYLLLHTVKGTPFETPDQGKARLLTHWEQMDYGVQFTASRKFLTITPIVLYILTSFYTKYDRAHFVVNTVSLLTVLIPKLPQLHGVRIFGINKY; this is encoded by the exons ATGAATGTGGGCACGGCGCACAGCGAGGTGAACCCCAACACCCGGGTGATGAACAGCAGAGGGATGTGGCTGTCGTACATCCTGGGCATCGGCCTCCTGCACGTCATCCTGCTCAGCATACCCTTCGCCAGCGTCCCCGTCGTCTGGACCCTCACCAACCTCATTCACAACCTG TGCATGTACCTCCTGCTACACACGGTCAAAGGGACGCCGTTTGAGACCCCGGATCAGGGCAAGGCTCGCCTCCTCACGCACTGGGAGCAGATGGACTACGGCGTGCAGTTCACCGCATCGCGCAAGTTCCTCACCATCACGCCCATCGTCCT GTATATACTCACCAGCTTCTACACCAAATACGATCGGGCCCATTTTGTGGTCAACACCGTCTCCTTGCTCACCGTGCTCATCCCCAAGCTGCCCCAGCTGCACGGTGTGAGGATCTTTGGGATTAATAAGTACTGA